A genomic window from Canis aureus isolate CA01 chromosome 2, VMU_Caureus_v.1.0, whole genome shotgun sequence includes:
- the LYSMD4 gene encoding lysM and putative peptidoglycan-binding domain-containing protein 4 isoform X1 gives MRQKEVLTKTLQGPAIVCRTPTSHVYMFENSGGDSGDSSEEESHHVALRPRGKERHQKKGAHHPRQPGAGDVVLLQRELVQEDSLNKLALQYGCKVADIKKVNNFIREQDLYALKSIKIPVKNHGILTETHKELRPLLSPSSETRVTFEEQPDPDRAAVGTGALSSPLTDFFKGIDQNIERAVQSEIFLNESYCVETSSQPLLPAPPKTLTNGADCGIQWWNAVFIMLLIGIVLPVFYLVYFKMQSTGEIPSSWNTTTVPNGSMAMSAIPGQAPKLAVPVPTIPSSDGHFSPTTRAGN, from the exons atgaggcagaaggAAGTATTAACCAAGACCCTCCAAGGCCCCGCCATTGTCTGTAGGACTCCAACCAGCCACGTTTACATGTTTGAGAACAGTGGTGGGGACTCGGGGGACTCCTCTGAGGAAGAGTCCCACCATGTGGCTCTGCGGCCCCGGGGCAAGGAGCGCCACCAGAAGAAGGGTGCCCACCACCCTCGCCAGCCAGGAGCAGGGGACGTGGTGCTGCTGCAGCGGGAGCTGGTCCAGGAGGACAGCCTCAACAAGCTTGCTCTTCAGTATGGCTGCAAA GTCGCAGATATCAAGAAAGTCAACAACTTCATCAGAGAACAAGACTTATATGCTTTGAAATCTATTAAGATTCCGGTGAAAAATCATGGGATCCTAACAGAGACCCACAAAGAACTCAGACCCCTCCTGAGCCCATCCTCAGAGACAAGAGTGACCTTCGAGGAGCAGCCAGATCCAGACAGAGCGGCTGTAGGCACCGGTGCCCTGTCCAGCCCACTGACGGATTTCTTTAAGGGCATTGACCAGAATATTGAGCGTGCAGTGCAGtcagaaatctttttaaatgaaagttacTGTGTAGAGACCTCCAGTCAGCCGCTGCTTCCAGCTCCTCCAAAGACCTTGACAAATGGTGCAGACTGTGGAATTCAGTGGTGGAATGCTGTTTTTATCATGCTTCTAATTGGGATTGTTTTACCAGTGTTTTATTTGGtctattttaaaatgcagtctACTGGCGAGATCCCCAGTAGCTGGAACACAACTACTGTCCCCAATGGCTCGATGGCTATGAGTGCAATTCCAGGGCAAGCCCCCAAATTAGCAGTTCCGGTGCCAACCATCCCCTCTTCAGATGGCCATTTCAGTCCAACCACCCGGGCAGGGAACTAG
- the LYSMD4 gene encoding lysM and putative peptidoglycan-binding domain-containing protein 4 isoform X3, with the protein MKAKGPVENWTNVSVGREFSAQLGPQYYVKKMRQKEVLTKTLQGPAIVCRTPTSHVYMFENSGGDSGDSSEEESHHVALRPRGKERHQKKGAHHPRQPGAGDVVLLQRELVQEDSLNKLALQYGCKVADIKKVNNFIREQDLYALKSIKIPVKNHGILTETHKELRPLLSPSSETRVTFEEQPDPDRAAVGTGALSSPLTDFFKGIDQNIERAVQSEIFLNESYCVETSSQPLLPAPPKTLTNGADCGIQWWNAVFIMLLIGIVLPVFYLVYFKMQSTGEIPSSWNTTTVPNGSMAMSAIPGQAPKLAVPVPTIPSSDGHFSPTTRAGN; encoded by the exons ATGAAGGCAAAGGGACCGGTGGAAAACTGGACGAATGTCTCAGTTGGACGAGAATTTTCTGCCCAGCTGGGCCCCCAATACTACG TtaagaaaatgaggcagaaggAAGTATTAACCAAGACCCTCCAAGGCCCCGCCATTGTCTGTAGGACTCCAACCAGCCACGTTTACATGTTTGAGAACAGTGGTGGGGACTCGGGGGACTCCTCTGAGGAAGAGTCCCACCATGTGGCTCTGCGGCCCCGGGGCAAGGAGCGCCACCAGAAGAAGGGTGCCCACCACCCTCGCCAGCCAGGAGCAGGGGACGTGGTGCTGCTGCAGCGGGAGCTGGTCCAGGAGGACAGCCTCAACAAGCTTGCTCTTCAGTATGGCTGCAAA GTCGCAGATATCAAGAAAGTCAACAACTTCATCAGAGAACAAGACTTATATGCTTTGAAATCTATTAAGATTCCGGTGAAAAATCATGGGATCCTAACAGAGACCCACAAAGAACTCAGACCCCTCCTGAGCCCATCCTCAGAGACAAGAGTGACCTTCGAGGAGCAGCCAGATCCAGACAGAGCGGCTGTAGGCACCGGTGCCCTGTCCAGCCCACTGACGGATTTCTTTAAGGGCATTGACCAGAATATTGAGCGTGCAGTGCAGtcagaaatctttttaaatgaaagttacTGTGTAGAGACCTCCAGTCAGCCGCTGCTTCCAGCTCCTCCAAAGACCTTGACAAATGGTGCAGACTGTGGAATTCAGTGGTGGAATGCTGTTTTTATCATGCTTCTAATTGGGATTGTTTTACCAGTGTTTTATTTGGtctattttaaaatgcagtctACTGGCGAGATCCCCAGTAGCTGGAACACAACTACTGTCCCCAATGGCTCGATGGCTATGAGTGCAATTCCAGGGCAAGCCCCCAAATTAGCAGTTCCGGTGCCAACCATCCCCTCTTCAGATGGCCATTTCAGTCCAACCACCCGGGCAGGGAACTAG
- the LYSMD4 gene encoding lysM and putative peptidoglycan-binding domain-containing protein 4 isoform X2, producing the protein MSQLDENFLPSWAPNTTVADIKKVNNFIREQDLYALKSIKIPVKNHGILTETHKELRPLLSPSSETRVTFEEQPDPDRAAVGTGALSSPLTDFFKGIDQNIERAVQSEIFLNESYCVETSSQPLLPAPPKTLTNGADCGIQWWNAVFIMLLIGIVLPVFYLVYFKMQSTGEIPSSWNTTTVPNGSMAMSAIPGQAPKLAVPVPTIPSSDGHFSPTTRAGN; encoded by the exons ATGTCTCAGTTGGACGAGAATTTTCTGCCCAGCTGGGCCCCCAATACTACG GTCGCAGATATCAAGAAAGTCAACAACTTCATCAGAGAACAAGACTTATATGCTTTGAAATCTATTAAGATTCCGGTGAAAAATCATGGGATCCTAACAGAGACCCACAAAGAACTCAGACCCCTCCTGAGCCCATCCTCAGAGACAAGAGTGACCTTCGAGGAGCAGCCAGATCCAGACAGAGCGGCTGTAGGCACCGGTGCCCTGTCCAGCCCACTGACGGATTTCTTTAAGGGCATTGACCAGAATATTGAGCGTGCAGTGCAGtcagaaatctttttaaatgaaagttacTGTGTAGAGACCTCCAGTCAGCCGCTGCTTCCAGCTCCTCCAAAGACCTTGACAAATGGTGCAGACTGTGGAATTCAGTGGTGGAATGCTGTTTTTATCATGCTTCTAATTGGGATTGTTTTACCAGTGTTTTATTTGGtctattttaaaatgcagtctACTGGCGAGATCCCCAGTAGCTGGAACACAACTACTGTCCCCAATGGCTCGATGGCTATGAGTGCAATTCCAGGGCAAGCCCCCAAATTAGCAGTTCCGGTGCCAACCATCCCCTCTTCAGATGGCCATTTCAGTCCAACCACCCGGGCAGGGAACTAG